DNA sequence from the Raineyella sp. LH-20 genome:
AGACTCTCGAAGAGTGCCCCCAATGCGGAGGCGGGCCCACCGGCCAGGACTCTTCCTTCGCCGTCGATCAGGGCCGACGCGCCGACCTTCATGAGGCGAGCGGCCAGTGCGGGGTCTGCAAGGTGGTGTTTGGGACCTTTCGTGAGGCCCTTCAGAGCGGTGCCGTAGGGCAGCCAGGCGGGCACCGGGTCCAGCAGCCACAGTGCGGTCAGCCAGTCCCGGTAGCGGATGGTGGTCGCCTTGCTGGGCGGATCCGCGTCGCCCGGGCTCGCGGCGGTCCGGATCTTCTCCCACGCGGCTGTGCTCGAGGTGGCGGAGGCGTACGCGGTGATCCAGGCGCGCAGGCTGTCGGGTCGACGCACCGTCACACCCTGCTCGTCGGTCAGGTCACGCGACAGGGCTCGGGTGAGATAGGAGTCCAGTTGGATCCGCCGCGCACGCGGCGCCAGTGGCCGGATCCCAGGAAAGCCGGAGGCCTCGATCTCGTGCGCGTAGTCAGCCAGGGTCAAGGAACACTCACCCCCGATGTCGGGGTGGTTTCCCTCGAGCAGGGAAGCCAGGCTCACGGTGGGCTCGCCCAGCCCGCGCTCGGGCAATGTCATAGGCCGCATGCGCAGTGACACGATCCGGCCGGCTCCGGAATGGGTGGTGGTCCCCAGGGCCGGGGTGGCACTGCCCGTCAGAAGGAAGGTCGACGCGGGTGCGCCATCGTCCACGGCACGCCGGACGTGATCCCACACCGCGGGGACTCGCTGCCATTCGTCGACGAGGATCGGCCGCGGCCCCGCCCAAGGCCCGGACCGGATCGGCGCGCAGCACCGACAGAGTCACGGGATCGTCGAGGCTGAGGACGGTGGTGGCCCGCTGCAGTCCGGTGGCGGTCTTGCATCAAACGAGACTTTTCCGCAGATCCAAACATTACCTCTCACGAAGTCAGGTCGCCTGAACCGCCCAGGGCCGACGACCTCCAGCACTGGATGTTGGTCGGGTCACGGACCCAGCAATGCCAGGGGGACGACCCCGACGCCATCGGCCCGGCGATAGGCCAGGCCACCCGTGTACACCACGAGGCGATCCACCAGCCGCTCCCCCAGTTGCTCCGCGAGCCAGTTCAGGTGCACCACGTCGGCGGAGGTGACCGCGTCGGAGAGCTTCACCTCGATCGCCACGACGGATCGATCGGCACCTTCCACCACCAGATCGATCTCGTGCTCGGTGTTCTTGGTCCGCAGGTGCCCGACTCTGGCCTCGGCCGTCTGGGCGTACACCCGGACCGACTGGGCGACCAGGGATTCGAACAGCGCCCCCAGCCAGGTGCCGGTCCCCGCGGCGAACGGCCCCCCCTGGCCACGCAGCAGACCGGCCTTGCCCACACCCACCAGCCGTGCGGCCAGAGCCGGATCGACCAGGTGATGTTTGGGCGCCTTCGTCAGCCGCTTGAGCGGGGCGAACGCAGGGATCCACGCCTCGACCGGGTCCAGCACGAAGACCCGCGTGAGGTGTTCCCGGTAGGTGTCCGCCGTCTGTCGCACCGGCTTGTCACCCTCGCCCGGAGTCGCCGCATCGAGGATGGTGCTGTACGCGGCATCGGTGGCCGTCGCCGCCGCATACGCCGATACCCATGCCCGCAGGGCGGCAGGACGGCGGACGACCACCCCGTTCTCCGGCAGCTCCCGCTCCAGGATCCGGTCGACATAGCTGTCCAACTGCAGGTTCCGCGCTCGTTCGGGGAGGTCCCGGATCCCGGGGAAACCCGAACGGAGGATCTCGTCGGTGTAATCGGCGAGACCGACCAGCGTGGTCCCGCTGATCGGAGGCGCCTCGCCGGCGAGGAGGGAGGTCAGGGACACCGTGGGGTCCCCGAGGCCGCGTTCAGCGATGGTCAGCGGCCGCATCGTCATGCGTACGATCCTCCCGGCGCCGGAGTGGATACGTACGCCCGGCGCGACCCCCGCCGATCCGGCCATTTCACATTTGGACGGGGACGAATTTAACGTTTGGACGACGATGAGTCGAACATCTGGACGGCCCGAGTCCCTGCGGTTCGCCGCCGAGTCGTCCGCCATGCCCCCAGGGCGTTCAGTCCGATCCCCTCCAAGGTTCAAATCGATGTCGTGTGGACGTTGCGCGGAGTTCGCCCCACAGCGGGAGTTTGCCAGAGCACATCCCTCCACCGAAGGAGCCCCATGGTCGACCTCAATCGTCGCCGCTTCCTCCAGATCGCGGGAGCGAGCGTCGCCGCCTCCGTACTGCAGGAGAGCATCGCCCGCGCCGCCACCATCGCCCCGTCCCACCGCACCGGCACCATCAAGGATGTCGAGCACATCGTCGTCCTGATGCAGGAGAACCGGTCGTTCGACCACTATCTCGCGTCCCTGCGCGGGGTCCGCGGATTCGGGGATCCCCACCCGGCCGTCCTGCCCGGCGGGTCGACCGTGTGGCACCAATCCGACGGGCACCGGGAGGTGCTCCCCTGGCACCCGGGCGACCCCGCCCTGGGCGGCGCCTACCTGACCGGCCTGGACCACACCTGGCGCGGCGGCCAGGACGCCTTCCACGACGCCAACTACGACCGCTGGATCCCGGCCAAGGGCGACCTGTCCATGGCGTACTACCAGCGCCGGGACCTCGCCTTCCATTACTCCCTCGCCGACGCGTTCACGGTCTGCGACGCCTACCACTGCGGCTTCATCGGCAACACCGATCCGAACCGCTACTACATGTGGACGGGCTGGACCGGCAACGACGGCAAGGCCGGCGGCCCGGTCCTGTACAACGACGAGCTGGGCTATGACTGGATGACCTATCCGGAGCGGCTCGAGAAGGCCGGCGTCTCGTGGAAGGTCTACCAGGACGAAGGCACCGGCCTGGACGCCGCCGGCTATTGGGGCTGGACCGATGACGCCTTCATCGGCAACTACGGCGACACCTCGCTGCTCTACTTCAACAACTACCGCAACGCCCAGCCCGGCGACCCGCTCTACGAGAAGGCACGCCGCGGCACCAAGGCCCGCGACGGCCAGGACTACTTCGAGCTCCTCCGCGCGGACGTGACGTCCGGCAAGCTCCCGGCCGTCAGCTGGATTTCCGCGCCGGAAGCCTTCAGCGAGCACTCGAACTGGCCGTCGGACTTCGGCGCCTGGTACATCGCCAAGGTGCTGGACGCGCTCACCAGCGATCCCGATGTCTGGAGCAAGACGGCCCTGTTCATCACGTACGACGAGAACGACGGCTTCTTCGACCACCTCGTTCCGCCGCACGCCACGACGCCCCTCATCCCCGGCGCCTCGACCGTCTCGACGGCGAACGAGTTCTACCCGGGCAAGGCGGGCAACGCCGACTATCCGGCCGGCAGCTTCGGGATGGGTCCCCGGGTGCCGATGTTCGTCGTCTCCCCGTGGAGCACCGGCGGGTTCGTCTGCTCCGAGACGTTCGACCACACCTCGATCATCCGTTTCATGGAGGCGCGGTTCGGCGTGCAGGAACCGCAGATCACGGGCTCTTCATAATCCGGGGTGTAGGTGGGGTCTGAATCCGCCGGCTTCGAGCAGGCAGCGGGCGATGTAGTTGGTGAGGTTGCGGAAGCCGAGGGCTGATCCTCGCAGGTGTTCCAGCCGACCATTGATGGCCTCGGTGGGGCCGTTGCTGGTGCCCGGGCGCTCGAAGTAGGCCAGGACGTCGGCGGCGCGCTTCTTCATCGTGCGGCCGAGGGTGATGATCTCGATCAGCGAACCGGGGACGCCGCTGCTGATGGCCTCGATCACGGCCTGCATACGGGTGCGGCCCTGGCCGGGGTCGGGGTCGCGGTAGGCCGCGATCATCCGCTGGTAGATGGCCCAGGTGGCCTCGACCTCGACGTGCTCATCGCCGGCGAACAGGGCCTGGATGCGTGTCTTCTGTTTGTCGGTGAGCAGGTCGATGCCGGTGTGCAGGGTCCGTCGGGCCGAGTAGAGCGGGTCGCCGGCCCGGCCGCGGTGACCGTGGAGGGCCTGCTGGACCCGGCGCCGGCAGGTATCGAGAGCCTCGGCGGCCAGGCGGACCACGTGGAAGGGATCCATCACGGCGATCGCGTCGGGCAGTTCCTCGCTGGTGGCGGTCTTGAACCCGCTGAAGCCGTCCATAGCGACAACCTCCACCCGGTCGCGCCAGTCCTGGTCCTGTTCGGCGAGCCAGGCCTTGAACGCCTGCTTGGAGCGGCCCTCGACCATGTCGAGCAGGCGAGCGGGACCAGTTCCGTCGCGGACCGGGGTGAGGTCGATGATCACGGTGACGTACTTGTCGCCGCGACGGGTGTGGCGCCACACGTGCTCATCGACCCCGATCGCCCGCACCCCGTCGAGGCGGGCCGGATCGGCGATCAGGACACGGCGTCCTTCGGCCAGGACCGCGGTATTCGCGGTGTTCCACGAGACCCTCAGTCCTTCGGCGACCCGTGCCATGGACAGGTGTTGGCAGACGATCCCGACCAGGGCCCACCGCAGTCCTGCACGGGAGATCTTGGCCCGCGGCTGGGCCGCCTTGGTGGTGTCCTGGCGCCACACGTGGCCACACTCGGTGCAGCGGTAGCGCCGAACGGTGACCAGCAGCGTGGTGGGGCGCCACCCGAACGGCTCGTGCGCCAACCGCCGCAGGACCGTATCGCGCGCCACGCCCTGACAGCCGCACCGCCCACACCAGTCGTCGGGCTCGACGACCCGGCAGGCCAGAACCGTGTGGTCGGACTTCAGGAGCTGGGCGGTGACTTCCAGGCCGAGGTCGTTCAGGCGAGTGAAGGTGGTCAGGTCGGGGCATGTGAAGGTAGCGTCAGGCACGTCGAGGTCTTCTGGATGGGCTGTGTGAGAACTCCCATCTTCGGAAGGCCTCGACCCCTCTCCGGCCCCGACGCGCCGCCCAGCCTCAAGCAGCCCCTACACCCTCAACTGCGAAGAGCCAGATCACGCCGTGGCGCCGTGCCGTGGCCGGCGACCTGACCTCCGCGTTCGACTTCACCACGACGGGCGCGATGCCGAGCCTGCCCGCCACGTCCGGCATGGCGCCGAAGGACAAGCTGCGCCACCCCAGCTACGCCCCCACCGCGCCCTCCGCCGGCACCATGCCGAAGCAGGAGTCCGGCGTCCGTCCGGCCCGTCCCCTCGGCTACGACCTGACCGTCACCGAGAAGGCTCACGCCGGCACGATCGCCGTCACGCTCCACAACGCCGGACGGCTCGGCGCCCACCTCCAGGCCCGTCTGGTCACCCCGGCCGGCCAGCCGCACAGCTACACGGTGTCTGCCGGTGCATCGCTCGACGCGTCCTGGCCGGTGGCCGGCGACTACGACATCCAGCTGCACGGCCCCAACGGCTTCTTCCGGCGCTATGCCGGACACGGCGACAGCACGCTGCTGGCCGACGTGGCTCCCGCCGGTGCGTCGCACCAGTTGCAGCTGAAGCTGAGCGGCGCCGCCGGCCAGCAGGTCGTCGTGACCGATGCGTACGGCGGCGTCGAACGGCGCCTCAACGGGAACGGCGCGCTCACGCTCGACCTGCGCGCGTCGTCGGGCTGGTACGACGTCACGCTCCGCACGGTGGACGGCTCGTGGACGCGTACGTTCGCCGGGCACATCGAGAACGGCAAGCCCAGCAGCAGCGATCCGCAGCTGGGTCGCTGAGCCGGAGCCATCGGCGGCGCTGACCTACGGATCACGCCGCCGATGGCATCGGTACGTCATGGCCTACCGGGCTCGCCCGGCGAAAGGCGCCGCAGCATTGCTGGTGCGCGCCGGCCGAGTAGAGCACGAACAACGCCCCGAGCCCGGCGGGCGACGGCGCGTACGCCAGGCACTGGGAGAGCGCGAAGGCTGCCCGACCACCGCGAGGACCACCGCGGGGCGGCGCCGGCGCACGGCGAGCGGCATTGTCTGCGCCAGGATCAGGACCACCCGCCAGGCGTCGTCACTGCGGGTCGGCAGCCCGCCGAGGACAAGACCGCGGACCCAGCGCCGGGACCAGGGCGACGCCCGCGAACACGGCGGCGAGGGCAACGTCGCGCCACCACACCGACGCCGGGACCCGGGACCACCTCACGCTGCCCGCCTTAGGGCGGCTCACGCCGGAGGAAAGGCGTTGGCAAGCCGGCGCTGCAGGCTCTGGATCCGGGGCGGGTCGAGGGGTCCCGATGCGCCCAGCATGCCGGCGAGTTTCTTCGGCCACACCACGTCGACGTCACGGATGGTGAACGCGCCGCCGATCAGCGGCCAGTCACCATCCACGAAACAGATGACGCCCCGTACAGGTGCATCGTCGTCGGGAACGGCAGCGCGGACCAGCCCCTGCTGCTTCAGGACGCCGTCGACGAGGGTCGTACGGTCGCGACCACCGACCATCAGCTTCTCCACCCGGGGTCGCAGCAGTCCGCCTTCGACCCGCAGCTCCGGATGCTTTCCCTGATATCGCTTGGCGTCGACGACGAACACGCCGGCCGGGCAGATGATGATGTGGTCGATGTTGGCCCTCGACCCCGGGATCCGTCGATCGTGCAGGATCCGGAGCGTCTCCCCGGCCGCCTTGTCCAGCCGCTGCTCCCCCGCGGGCGCCTTGACGGTCAGCTCGGGCAGCGGGTCATTGTCATCCACCCCACGCAGAGCATGCGCATACTTCGGAGCGACCACCGTCACGCCATCCAACCCGGGATATCCCAGATCGATCAGCGCCGCGACGAGGGCGTCCTGCCAGGCGTCTTGTTGGTCGCCCGATCCCACGCCATGTAGGAACAGAAGGATCGGCTTGTCAGACATCACGTACTCCTGAAACCGCTACCGGAGCGACCAGCCGCTCCCCCCTGATCCGAAAGATAGCGGCACTCCGATTGTCCTGAATGCAGGTCGGCCGTACGGCGATCGTCACCGGCGACTCCCGCCGTCGCCGTCGTCGTCACATGCGTCGGATTGCCAACCGTGCTGCGCCAGCACGTCATCGCCACCCAACACCGTGTGATCACGGATCAGGTAGTCGCGCAGGCCCCTCGGCTCTCCTCGTCATCCACTCTCAGCTCCTCTGAAGATCACCGAAGATCACATCGGGCGTACGTCGAGCGGTCCGAATGTCCCGCATGCAATGCTGCAGCCGCCGCGCCCTCAGCGCGCTCACGACCGCCTCCTGATCGGCATTCCAGCCCGCCTCATCGCACCGCCAGAGGGGATGTCCCAACACCACTGCCTGACGCCCCGACACCAGGACCGGTATTCCGCATTCTTCCTCGATGGACAACCCGCCATCCTCCCCCAGGTGCTCCCCATAGGCGGCGCTGAATGCGTCCGTGGTTTCGTCCGCCAGCCCAAACCAGCGCTCCAGCTTGAGGGGTCGACCGAGGGCCAAGTCGGCCATGTCCAGCGCCAGCCGCCAGTCCAGCAAACCGTGAATGCGACTGTTGTCGTACGACCGGATGCAGTCCGCACACGATGGATCACAGTCGCGATGGGCGGAGGACTCCCACTTCGCTCCGCTCACCTCGGCTACGGACAGGAGCACGTCCTCCAGGTGGGTCCCCTGAGCGAGCTCACTGGCGTAGCCGGCCCCGTTGTCCAAGGTGTCAGCGAGGTAGACGCTCGCGGTGTGCAGGCCCCCGTCGCGCAATGGCTGAAGCCCCGCGACGAGGTCGGCAGGTTCGATGTCGAGTTCAGCCGAGCAGCCCCGAAGCAATGCTTCGGCGAAAGAGTGGAAGGCGGCCTTACCCGCTCGGCACTTCTTCAATTCAGTGGCGACGGTCCCGCCGACGATACGGGCCCTCTCCAACCGCAGGATCAGCGCATCTGTGGTGCGGACGTCTCCGATGGCCCCCTCTTTGGCAGGGCGATCCTTACTCTTGCCCGAGGTGGCGACATACGACAAGCGGTCGGGGAAGAACTGGAACCCCATACCCCGGTTGTCGTTCACCGTCACCAGTTGGGCCTGTCGTTGCTGCCAGAACCGCACGCGGCCAAGACGCTTGGGATCGTCGGACAAGTCGACCCATCCGAGGGCCGGGTGGCTGGCACTCGCGGAGTCGTCGTGCGCACCCAGCCAATCCGTCCGGCTTGTAGCCCTGAATCCGCTGGGCTGATAGACCGTCTGCCGGGTCATGATCGCTCCGCACACGGGACAGAGTGGGTCGGCACTCTGGACCCGCGCAGCACCGCAGGTGCACCGCAGGACCTCGACCACTTGGCGCAGCGGATCGGAGGTCGCATCTCTCCTTCCCCCGATGCCGGGTGGAGAGATCACCCCATCCGCTGTGTAGCACCAGCCGTCCTTGACCACGACCGATCCTGGACCGAACATCGAGACGGCCAAGGCCAGCGGACGTTCGGAAACCTCCTCACAATCTCCGATGATCGGGTCGTAGAAGAGCTTCCGGACCTTGGTCGGGAACCCGAACATGGGAAGGAGACCCGCGTT
Encoded proteins:
- a CDS encoding ATP-binding protein yields the protein MRSGPWAGPRPILVDEWQRVPAVWDHVRRAVDDGAPASTFLLTGSATPALGTTTHSGAGRIVSLRMRPMTLPERGLGEPTVSLASLLEGNHPDIGGECSLTLADYAHEIEASGFPGIRPLAPRARRIQLDSYLTRALSRDLTDEQGVTVRRPDSLRAWITAYASATSSTAAWEKIRTAASPGDADPPSKATTIRYRDWLTALWLLDPVPAWLPYGTALKGLTKGPKHHLADPALAARLMKVGASALIDGEGRVLAGGPASALGALFESLATLTVRVCAQTADAATSHLRTERGDHEVDLIVERHDGHVIGIEVKLAASIDDKDVRHLQWLREHHGARVKDLMVLSTGAHAYRRPDGIAVVPLGLLGP
- a CDS encoding DUF4143 domain-containing protein, with amino-acid sequence MTMRPLTIAERGLGDPTVSLTSLLAGEAPPISGTTLVGLADYTDEILRSGFPGIRDLPERARNLQLDSYVDRILERELPENGVVVRRPAALRAWVSAYAAATATDAAYSTILDAATPGEGDKPVRQTADTYREHLTRVFVLDPVEAWIPAFAPLKRLTKAPKHHLVDPALAARLVGVGKAGLLRGQGGPFAAGTGTWLGALFESLVAQSVRVYAQTAEARVGHLRTKNTEHEIDLVVEGADRSVVAIEVKLSDAVTSADVVHLNWLAEQLGERLVDRLVVYTGGLAYRRADGVGVVPLALLGP
- a CDS encoding alkaline phosphatase family protein; its protein translation is MVDLNRRRFLQIAGASVAASVLQESIARAATIAPSHRTGTIKDVEHIVVLMQENRSFDHYLASLRGVRGFGDPHPAVLPGGSTVWHQSDGHREVLPWHPGDPALGGAYLTGLDHTWRGGQDAFHDANYDRWIPAKGDLSMAYYQRRDLAFHYSLADAFTVCDAYHCGFIGNTDPNRYYMWTGWTGNDGKAGGPVLYNDELGYDWMTYPERLEKAGVSWKVYQDEGTGLDAAGYWGWTDDAFIGNYGDTSLLYFNNYRNAQPGDPLYEKARRGTKARDGQDYFELLRADVTSGKLPAVSWISAPEAFSEHSNWPSDFGAWYIAKVLDALTSDPDVWSKTALFITYDENDGFFDHLVPPHATTPLIPGASTVSTANEFYPGKAGNADYPAGSFGMGPRVPMFVVSPWSTGGFVCSETFDHTSIIRFMEARFGVQEPQITGSS
- a CDS encoding ISL3 family transposase gives rise to the protein MPDATFTCPDLTTFTRLNDLGLEVTAQLLKSDHTVLACRVVEPDDWCGRCGCQGVARDTVLRRLAHEPFGWRPTTLLVTVRRYRCTECGHVWRQDTTKAAQPRAKISRAGLRWALVGIVCQHLSMARVAEGLRVSWNTANTAVLAEGRRVLIADPARLDGVRAIGVDEHVWRHTRRGDKYVTVIIDLTPVRDGTGPARLLDMVEGRSKQAFKAWLAEQDQDWRDRVEVVAMDGFSGFKTATSEELPDAIAVMDPFHVVRLAAEALDTCRRRVQQALHGHRGRAGDPLYSARRTLHTGIDLLTDKQKTRIQALFAGDEHVEVEATWAIYQRMIAAYRDPDPGQGRTRMQAVIEAISSGVPGSLIEIITLGRTMKKRAADVLAYFERPGTSNGPTEAINGRLEHLRGSALGFRNLTNYIARCLLEAGGFRPHLHPGL
- a CDS encoding phospholipase domain-containing protein, with the protein product MAGDLTSAFDFTTTGAMPSLPATSGMAPKDKLRHPSYAPTAPSAGTMPKQESGVRPARPLGYDLTVTEKAHAGTIAVTLHNAGRLGAHLQARLVTPAGQPHSYTVSAGASLDASWPVAGDYDIQLHGPNGFFRRYAGHGDSTLLADVAPAGASHQLQLKLSGAAGQQVVVTDAYGGVERRLNGNGALTLDLRASSGWYDVTLRTVDGSWTRTFAGHIENGKPSSSDPQLGR
- a CDS encoding nuclease-related domain-containing protein, which gives rise to MSDKPILLFLHGVGSGDQQDAWQDALVAALIDLGYPGLDGVTVVAPKYAHALRGVDDNDPLPELTVKAPAGEQRLDKAAGETLRILHDRRIPGSRANIDHIIICPAGVFVVDAKRYQGKHPELRVEGGLLRPRVEKLMVGGRDRTTLVDGVLKQQGLVRAAVPDDDAPVRGVICFVDGDWPLIGGAFTIRDVDVVWPKKLAGMLGASGPLDPPRIQSLQRRLANAFPPA